A genomic window from Luteolibacter sp. LG18 includes:
- a CDS encoding Ig-like domain-containing protein: MHLRYSLPACIFLGALSAHAATLQFGHVVVVQNDKNDTSASVTLSKGAGSTSGFTITGGNRGDYDLSFSQTTDGSSGVVITSVSENGRTNTAGSDTTGLFYGTSSGDGNSTPSKYTIATFRAAQGDDVNINTSFAYFPYSDWYAGLVRNSANTNGGANNTYTGHTAIHLGTELVDLGGGLTTLDLRALGHDPSTGVLLVNHAKNEDNFALSHANADGTFTIINKDNGSNTSTYEQDPVSFAFIPIDKVGTGNLIAAGRVNGNGSTDTAAGNFSVTKAANTGEWYLTVPGYTHANGVLVISPEGGDTNNLDNIVSYQWDAANSRFVIQSRDLTDATTLPGLQNMASAGEDAFSFAFFSTTPAGNLPPEVEISSPVDGATVLNNAPLNLDLQTADGDGSVAKVEIYEGPTKIGEVTTAPWSYAIATPALGSHVYTAKAIDNLGSVRTSAPVTVQVTPPAGSGGLFFDGANDHVAFGDNAALKLQNFTLECWFKREGAGIVASTGSGGVSAVPLIAKGRGESDGSNVDCNYFLGITAAGYLAADFEDYATGLNHPVTGITAVSSGVWHHAAVTFDGTQWKLYLDGALETTSSTSGQIPRYDSIQHASLGTAMNSTGVQEGRFLGFMDEARIWNYARSLQDIQGSMNTEISAAGGLVARYGFAQSTGTTLLNSAGGSVDGTLVNGPMWTAGYNGFTGPTNSFPTVTLDSPLNNGTTTAGLPLTLTATASDTDGTIAKVEFYDGGTKLGEATSAPFSFVWTNPTLGSHTLSARAIDNLGGIGASAVSTILVQPPAGTDGVYFDGVNDYATFGTNAALGLRTFTLETWFKRDGAGTPAGSGSGGVSAIPLIAKGRGENDDNTLNCNYLFGIRASDGVLCADFEEGPDGTTPGLNHPVAGQTPVQTGVWQHAAVTYDGTTWRLYLNGNPEGELAVGQPPAWNSIQHAALAAALNSTGVPEGSFQGVLDETRIWNRARTVDEIRATMNSELPSATGLVARYAMNEPSGAVIHSSAGTTIDGTLTNGGFRTLGAPLNGDVPPTISPVSPAQNSTGEGTSVNLKALVGDVDSQNLTVKIHARRVGTTSAGEDFTVIALPDTQYYSAEANGGTASIYSAQTDWIVSEMDQRNIQFVMHLGDIVDTGNVLTQWNNATNAMYRLENPNTTLLPNGLPYAVAVGNHDQTPNGNADGSTTYFNTFFGVHPTTGINHFAGKPYYGGTQFTTTADNNYVLFSGGGLDFILISMEYDTSPDAEDLAWADALLKQYPTRRAIVVSHYMVDIGNPAPFSAMGQALYTALKNNPNLMLMYGGHIHGEGRRSDTYQGRTVHSILADYQGRTRGGDGWLRILEFSPANNRIHTRTYSPSLNQFETDADSEYDLTVDLQSALETFSEVTTLTNVAPGTTVSVPYTNLHAGTRYEWYATVSDGTTTILSPVQSFTTATAPQPPAVSVTSPVNGASYTIPANLTFEATASDTDGTIAKVGFYNGTTLLGEDTTAPYSFTWNNVLPGSYTIFAKAMDNGSQETTSAPVSVTVSDPKPVVSIAASDASAGEFGADQTLGFTFTRNGDTAQALDVAYSLGGSATTGADYLTPTGTITIAAGESTAVLPLTVLPDNANESNETVMVSISDANAYHTGTPAVATGIIADKPSQEWAYAQLSGSPLSAPTDDADHDGRLNLIEYFMKSEPGNSGSNGLFEILPPTPEGAIKVRYNRAKDLADVSGALEWSSDMIHWFGSGGNDGAHTLTITESVVSGANTDPQTIEATVQPTAGGQPERIFVRLSVH; encoded by the coding sequence ATGCATCTCCGTTACTCCCTGCCAGCCTGCATCTTCCTCGGTGCCCTATCGGCGCACGCCGCCACCCTCCAGTTCGGACACGTGGTCGTGGTCCAGAACGACAAGAACGACACCAGCGCCTCCGTCACCCTCAGCAAGGGTGCCGGCAGCACCTCCGGCTTCACCATCACCGGCGGCAACCGTGGCGACTACGACCTGAGCTTCAGCCAGACCACCGATGGCAGCAGCGGCGTAGTGATCACCTCGGTGAGCGAAAACGGCCGCACCAACACCGCGGGCAGCGACACGACGGGACTCTTCTACGGAACCAGCAGCGGCGACGGCAATTCCACGCCGAGCAAGTACACGATCGCCACGTTCCGCGCGGCGCAAGGGGATGACGTGAACATCAACACGTCCTTCGCCTACTTTCCCTACTCGGATTGGTACGCGGGCTTGGTCCGCAACTCCGCGAACACCAACGGCGGCGCGAACAACACCTACACCGGCCATACCGCCATCCACCTCGGCACCGAGCTTGTGGACCTCGGCGGCGGCCTGACCACGCTCGACCTGCGCGCGCTGGGCCACGATCCATCCACCGGCGTCCTGCTCGTGAACCACGCGAAGAACGAGGACAACTTCGCCCTCTCCCATGCCAACGCCGACGGCACCTTCACCATCATCAACAAGGACAACGGCTCCAACACCTCGACCTACGAGCAGGATCCGGTCTCCTTCGCCTTCATCCCGATCGACAAGGTCGGCACCGGCAACCTGATCGCCGCGGGCCGCGTCAACGGCAACGGCTCGACCGACACCGCCGCGGGCAATTTCTCCGTCACCAAGGCCGCCAACACCGGCGAGTGGTATCTCACGGTCCCCGGCTACACCCATGCGAACGGCGTGCTGGTGATCAGCCCGGAAGGCGGCGACACCAACAACCTCGACAACATCGTCAGCTACCAGTGGGACGCGGCGAACTCCCGGTTCGTGATCCAGAGCCGCGACCTCACCGACGCCACCACGCTGCCCGGCTTGCAAAACATGGCCTCCGCCGGCGAGGACGCGTTCAGCTTCGCGTTCTTCTCCACCACCCCCGCGGGCAACCTGCCACCGGAAGTCGAGATCAGCTCGCCCGTCGACGGCGCCACCGTGCTGAACAACGCGCCGCTCAACCTCGACCTGCAGACCGCCGATGGCGACGGCAGCGTGGCCAAGGTCGAGATCTACGAGGGCCCCACCAAGATCGGCGAGGTGACCACGGCTCCTTGGTCCTACGCGATCGCCACCCCGGCGCTAGGCAGCCACGTTTACACCGCCAAGGCGATCGACAATCTCGGCTCGGTGCGCACGTCCGCCCCGGTCACCGTCCAGGTCACCCCACCGGCCGGTTCCGGCGGCCTGTTCTTCGACGGTGCGAACGACCACGTGGCTTTCGGTGACAACGCCGCGCTGAAACTCCAGAACTTCACGCTCGAGTGCTGGTTCAAGCGCGAGGGCGCGGGCATCGTGGCCAGCACCGGTTCCGGCGGCGTTTCGGCGGTCCCGCTGATCGCGAAGGGCCGCGGCGAAAGCGATGGCTCGAACGTCGATTGCAACTACTTCCTCGGCATCACTGCCGCCGGCTATCTGGCCGCGGACTTCGAGGACTACGCCACCGGCCTGAACCACCCGGTGACCGGCATCACCGCGGTGAGCTCCGGCGTGTGGCACCACGCCGCCGTCACCTTCGATGGCACGCAGTGGAAACTCTACCTCGATGGAGCGCTGGAGACCACCTCCTCCACCAGCGGCCAGATTCCGCGCTACGACAGCATCCAGCACGCCTCGCTCGGCACGGCGATGAATTCTACCGGCGTCCAGGAGGGCCGCTTCCTCGGCTTCATGGACGAGGCCCGCATCTGGAACTACGCCCGCAGCCTGCAGGACATCCAGGGTTCGATGAACACCGAGATCTCCGCGGCGGGCGGCCTGGTGGCACGCTACGGATTCGCCCAGAGCACCGGCACCACCCTGCTGAACTCGGCGGGCGGATCGGTGGACGGCACGCTGGTCAATGGCCCGATGTGGACCGCGGGCTACAACGGCTTCACCGGCCCGACCAACAGCTTCCCGACGGTCACGCTCGACAGCCCGCTGAACAATGGCACCACCACCGCGGGCCTGCCGCTCACGCTGACGGCGACCGCCAGCGACACCGACGGCACAATCGCGAAGGTCGAGTTCTACGACGGCGGCACCAAGCTCGGTGAAGCCACCAGCGCGCCGTTCTCCTTCGTCTGGACGAACCCCACGCTCGGCAGCCACACCCTTTCGGCCCGCGCCATCGACAACCTTGGCGGCATCGGGGCCTCCGCGGTTTCCACCATCCTCGTCCAGCCACCCGCCGGGACCGATGGCGTGTATTTCGATGGCGTCAACGACTACGCCACCTTCGGCACCAATGCGGCGCTCGGCTTGCGGACCTTCACGCTTGAGACTTGGTTCAAGCGCGACGGCGCCGGCACTCCCGCGGGCAGCGGCAGCGGTGGCGTTTCCGCCATCCCGCTGATCGCGAAAGGCCGCGGCGAGAACGACGACAACACGCTCAACTGCAACTACCTCTTCGGCATCCGCGCCAGCGACGGCGTGCTCTGCGCCGACTTCGAGGAAGGCCCGGATGGCACCACGCCCGGACTCAACCACCCGGTGGCCGGACAAACTCCGGTGCAGACCGGTGTCTGGCAACACGCCGCCGTGACCTACGATGGCACCACCTGGCGTCTCTACCTCAACGGCAATCCCGAGGGCGAACTCGCCGTCGGACAGCCTCCCGCTTGGAACAGCATCCAGCACGCGGCGCTCGCCGCGGCGCTCAATTCCACCGGAGTTCCAGAAGGTTCCTTCCAGGGCGTGCTCGATGAAACCCGCATCTGGAACCGCGCCCGCACCGTCGATGAAATCCGCGCCACCATGAACAGCGAGCTGCCGTCCGCCACCGGTCTGGTCGCCCGCTACGCGATGAACGAACCGAGCGGCGCGGTCATCCACAGCAGCGCCGGAACCACCATCGATGGCACTCTGACCAACGGCGGCTTCCGCACGCTCGGCGCGCCTCTCAATGGCGACGTGCCGCCCACCATCAGCCCCGTTTCCCCGGCCCAGAACTCCACTGGCGAAGGCACTTCGGTGAACCTGAAGGCGCTCGTCGGCGACGTGGATTCCCAGAACCTCACCGTGAAGATCCACGCACGCCGCGTGGGCACCACCAGCGCGGGCGAGGACTTCACCGTGATCGCGCTGCCGGACACCCAGTACTACTCGGCGGAGGCGAACGGGGGCACCGCCTCGATCTACTCGGCCCAGACCGACTGGATCGTGAGCGAAATGGACCAGCGCAACATCCAGTTCGTGATGCACCTCGGTGACATCGTGGACACCGGCAACGTCCTCACCCAGTGGAACAACGCCACCAATGCGATGTACCGTCTGGAGAACCCGAACACCACGCTGCTGCCCAACGGCCTGCCCTACGCGGTGGCGGTCGGCAATCACGACCAGACCCCGAACGGCAACGCCGATGGTTCGACCACCTACTTCAACACCTTCTTCGGCGTGCATCCGACCACCGGCATCAACCATTTCGCCGGCAAGCCCTACTACGGTGGCACTCAGTTCACGACCACCGCGGACAACAACTACGTGCTCTTCAGCGGTGGCGGCCTCGACTTCATCCTGATCAGCATGGAGTACGACACCTCGCCGGACGCCGAGGACCTCGCCTGGGCCGACGCCTTGCTCAAGCAGTATCCCACCCGCCGCGCGATCGTCGTGAGCCACTACATGGTGGACATCGGCAATCCCGCGCCATTCAGCGCGATGGGTCAGGCGCTCTACACCGCGCTCAAGAACAACCCGAACCTGATGCTGATGTACGGCGGCCACATCCACGGCGAGGGCCGCCGCTCGGACACCTACCAGGGCCGCACGGTCCACTCGATCCTGGCCGACTACCAGGGCCGCACCCGCGGCGGCGACGGCTGGCTGCGCATCCTCGAGTTCTCGCCCGCAAACAACCGCATCCACACCCGCACCTATTCGCCCTCGCTCAACCAGTTCGAAACCGACGCGGACAGCGAGTATGACCTCACCGTGGATCTCCAGTCCGCGCTGGAGACCTTCAGCGAGGTCACCACGCTGACCAACGTCGCGCCGGGCACCACCGTCTCCGTGCCCTACACCAACCTCCACGCGGGCACCCGCTACGAGTGGTACGCCACGGTCTCCGACGGCACCACCACCATCCTCAGCCCGGTGCAATCGTTCACCACCGCAACCGCTCCGCAGCCACCCGCCGTTTCCGTGACCAGTCCGGTGAACGGCGCGAGCTACACCATCCCGGCGAACCTCACCTTCGAGGCCACCGCCTCGGACACCGACGGAACGATCGCGAAGGTGGGCTTCTACAACGGCACCACGCTGCTCGGAGAGGACACCACCGCCCCCTATTCCTTCACTTGGAACAACGTGCTGCCCGGCAGCTACACGATCTTCGCGAAGGCCATGGACAACGGTAGTCAGGAAACCACGTCCGCTCCGGTGTCCGTGACCGTGTCCGATCCGAAGCCGGTGGTTTCGATTGCCGCCAGCGATGCCAGCGCCGGGGAATTCGGTGCCGATCAGACGCTCGGCTTCACCTTCACCCGCAATGGCGACACCGCCCAGGCTCTGGACGTGGCATACTCGCTCGGCGGCTCCGCCACCACGGGTGCCGACTACCTCACGCCCACCGGCACGATCACCATCGCCGCCGGTGAATCCACCGCCGTGCTGCCGCTGACCGTGCTGCCGGACAACGCCAACGAAAGCAACGAGACGGTGATGGTTTCGATTTCCGACGCGAACGCCTACCACACCGGCACTCCCGCGGTGGCCACCGGCATCATCGCCGACAAGCCCTCGCAGGAATGGGCCTACGCCCAGCTCTCCGGTTCGCCGCTGTCCGCTCCCACGGACGACGCGGACCACGACGGACGCCTTAACCTGATCGAATACTTCATGAAGAGCGAACCGGGCAATAGCGGTAGCAACGGCCTGTTCGAAATCCTGCCCCCGACTCCGGAAGGCGCGATCAAGGTGCGCTACAACCGCGCCAAGGATCTGGCCGATGTGAGCGGCGCGCTCGAATGGTCCAGCGACATGATCCACTGGTTCGGCAGTGGCGGCAACGACGGTGCCCACACCCTCACCATCACCGAGAGCGTGGTGTCCGGTGCGAACACCGATCCGCAGACCATCGAGGCCACCGTGCAGCCCACCGCCGGTGGCCAACCGGAGCGGATCTTCGTCCGTCTCTCCGTCCACTGA